A region of Lycium barbarum isolate Lr01 chromosome 3, ASM1917538v2, whole genome shotgun sequence DNA encodes the following proteins:
- the LOC132631529 gene encoding LOW QUALITY PROTEIN: pentatricopeptide repeat-containing protein At1g51965, mitochondrial-like (The sequence of the model RefSeq protein was modified relative to this genomic sequence to represent the inferred CDS: inserted 1 base in 1 codon), translated as MVRSLALCQVDQAHKVFEALKKWHCEPDEYTYTILIRMTGKLGKPCESLSSFQEMLSKGISPNLIAYNTMIEALAKGRMVDKSIFVFSKMVENNCRPNEFTYSIIFNVFAVEVQLGRLDEVVEISKRDMNKSIYAYLVRTLSKLGHASEAHRLFCSMWSFHDRGDRDAYLSMLESLFNAKKVTEAIDLLSKMNEKGVQADTFMYNTVFSXKQISHLHDLYEKMKQDGPSPDIFTYNILIFSLGRAGEVEEALKIFEELENSNCTPDIVCYNSLINFLGKNGDIDEAHMKFIEMQEKGFNPDVATYSILIECFGKTEKVEMARRLFDEMVAAGCYPNIVTYNILLDCLERSGRTSEAVSLYAKLKEQGLTADSITYTILERLQSGSHRTSRVRRPNPITGWVVSH; from the exons ATGGTCAGATCTCTTG CGCTTTGCCAGGTTGATCAGGCCCACAAGGTTTTCGAGGCCCTGAAGAAGTGGCACTGCGAACCTGATGAATACACGTATACCATTCTGATAAGAATGACTGGGAAATTAGGGAAGCCCTGCGAATCACTGTCCTCCTTTCAGGAGATGCTGTCGAAGGGTATTTCACCAAATTTAATTGCTTATAATACTATGATTGAAGCTCTTGCCAAAGGTCGAATGGTTGACAAGAGTATCTTTGTCTTTTCTAAGATGGTGGAGAATAATTGCCGGCCAAATGAATTTACTTACAGTATTATTTTTAATGTATTTGCCGTAGAAGTGCAACTTGGAAGACTTGATGAAGTTGTGGAAATATCTAAGAGAGACATGAATAAATCAATATACGCATATCTGGTTAGAACTTTGAGTAAGCTAGGTCATGCTAGCGAAGCTCACAGGCTGTTTTGCAGTATGTGGAGCTTCCATGATAGAGGAGACCGTGATGCTTACTTATCCATGTTAGAGAGCTTATTCAACGCTAAGAAAGTAACTGAGGCTATTGACTTGCTGAGTAAGATGAATGAAAAGGGAGTACAAGCAGATACCTTCATGTATAATACTGTCTTCT CTAAGCAGATTTCTCATCTTCATGATCTCTATGAGAAGATGAAACAAGATGGCCCCTCACCAGACATCTTTACTTATAACATTTTGATATTTAGCTTGGGTAGAGCGGGAGAGGTTGAGGAAGCTCTCAAGATTTTTGAAGAACTTGAGAATAGCAATTGTACACCTGATATTGTCTGCTACAACTCCTTAATAAATTTTTTGGGGAAGAATGGTGACATTGATGAAGCGCACATGAAATTCATTGAGATGCAGGAAAAGGGCTTTAATCCTGATGTAGCAACGTATAGCATTCTTATTGAGTGCTTTGGGAAGACTGAAAAAGTTGAGATGGCACGTCGGCTCTTTGATGAAATGGTTGCAGCTGGCTGTTATCCCAACATAGTGACATACAATATCCTACTTGACTGTCTCGAGAGAAGTGGGAGAACTTCAGAAGCTGTTAGTTTATATGCGAAATTGAAAGAACAAGGTTTGACAGCTGATTCAATCACGTATACCATCCTTGAGCGTTTACAAAGTGGTTCTCATAGAACATCGAGAGTTCGCAGACCAAATCCAATCACTGGTTGGGTGGTTAGCCATTAA
- the LOC132633428 gene encoding uncharacterized protein LOC132633428 — MQVQVLPNMQAIRALHLHKHLLNLPRTNPFKSSLHFTIICKHSHHLHSTPQQHFPKESTAVQGWNVPPVSNSKNTPPTAQQNPSNENIPQREESKGSRVYEVITGNGSKKKGKGKSKTVWVCSDCGYDDGQWWGICKQCNGVNTMKRFSEEVERRPTNGFEVSEKVTRSWLLNQSSKDMPTKLTDVNKGINQLNWRIPLSGLFGAEVGRVLGGGLVPGCLVLVGGDPGVGKSTLLLQIAAIVAEGCDMGGPAPVLYVSGEESVEQIGNRADRMRIGTDEIFLYASTDIEDILEKAQTLSLRALVIDSIQTVYLRGVTGSAGGLSQVKECTEALLRFAKKTSIPVFLIGHVTKSGEIAGPRVLEHIVDVVLYMEGEKCSSHRLLRSVKNRFGSADELGVFEMSQSGLQAVSNPSEMFLSEQQSDSEFLAGLAVTVIMDGSRAFLIEIQALCVVGSSVSRQVNGVQAGRAEMIISVLIKQAGLKLQENGVFLNVVSGISLSETAGDLAVAAAICSSFLEFPLPVGIAFIGEIGLGGEIRTVPRMDKRINTVAKLGYKKCIIPKSAETSLSALDLGDTEIVACRNLKEMINIVFRKR, encoded by the exons ATGCAAGTACAAGTACTACCAAACATGCAAGCAATAAGAGCCCTCCACTTGCATAAACACTTACTCAATCTGCCCCGAACAAACCCCTTTAAATCATCTCTCCATTTCACCATAATATGCAAACATTCTCACCATTTACACTCCACTCCCCAACAACACTTTCCTAAAGAATCCACTGCTGTACAGGGATGGAATGTTCCTCCAGTTTCCAattccaaaaatacccctccaaCAGCTCAACAAAACCCTAGTAATGAAAACATTCCACAAAGGGAGGAGTCTAAGGGTAGTAGGGTTTATGAGGTTATTACAGGGAATGGGAGTAAGAAGAAGGGGAAAGGGAAGAGTAAAACAGTGTGGGTGTGTTCTGATTGTGGGTATGATGATGGGCAATGGTGGGGGATTTGCAAGCAGTGTAATGGGGTTAATACTATGAAGCGGTTTTCCGAAGAGGTAGAGCGTCGTCCTACGAATGGGTTTGAGGTTTCGGAGAAAGTGACGAGGTCGTGGCTGCTAAATCAGTCTTCTAAAGATATGCCAACGAAATTGACGGATGTGAATAAGGGAATCAATCAATTGAACTGGCGAATCCCTCT ATCTGGCCTTTTTGGAGCTGAAGTGGGAAGAGTACTCGGTGGTGGTCTTGTGCCAG GTTGCTTAGTTTTAGTTGGCGGTGATCCGGGTGTTGGCAAGAGCACGCTATTGTTACAG ATTGCAGCCATAGTTGCAGAGGGGTGTGATATGGGGGGACCAGCACCAGTTCTCTATGTGTCAGGTGAAGAG AGTGTTGAGCAAATTGGAAACAGAGCTGATCGAATGAGAATCGGGACAGATGAAATATTTCTGTATGCAAGTACAGATATTGAG GATATTCTGGAAAAGGCCCAAACGCTCTCACTGCGAGCTTTGGTAATTGATTCCATCCAGACTGTTTATCTGAGAGGAGTAACTGGAAGCGCAGGAGGTCTATCGCAG GTAAAAGAATGCACAGAAGCATTGCTGCGGTTTGCCAAGAAGACCAGTATCCCTGTGTTTCTG ATTGGACATGTGACTAAATCTGGAGAAATAGCGGGGCCTCGCGTCTTGGAACACATAGTTGATGTTGTTCTTTATATGGAA GGAGAGAAGTGTTCATCTCATCGTTTGCTTCGTTCGGTGAAGAATAGATTTGGATCCGCAGATGAG CTTGGAGTGTTTGAAATGTCGCAATCAGGCTTGCAGGCTGTTTCAAACCCAAGTGAAATGTTCCTAAGTGAGCAGCAGTCTGATTCTGAGTTTCTGGCTGGATTAGCTGTTACTGTAATTATGGATGGATCTCGAGCCTTTCTTATTGAAATTCAG GCACTGTGTGTCGTTGGTTCATCGGTCTCAAGACAAGTAAATGGTGTTCAAGCTGGCAGAGCTGAGATGATAATTTCA GTTCTTATAAAGCAAGCTGGTCTCAAGCTACAAGAGAAT GGTGTTTTTCTCAATGTTGTCAGTGGCATTAGCCTGTCAGAGACTGCTGGTGATCTTGCAGTAGCCGCAGCAATTTGCAGCAg TTTTCTGGAATTCCCTCTTCCTGTGGGCATAGCATTCATCGGGGAAATTGGCCTTGGCGGTGAAATTCGTACG GTACCTAGAATGGACAAAAGGATAAATACAGTGGCGAAGCTGGGATACAAGAAATGTATAATTCCCAAATCAGCTGAAACATCATTGTCAGCATTAGAtctcggagatacggagattgtGGCCTGCAGAAATTTGAAAGAGATGATAAACATTGTGTTCAGAAAACGCTGA
- the LOC132633430 gene encoding uncharacterized protein LOC132633430 — MGKAKKAPKFAVMKKMVTHKAIKQHKEEVLNPNKKDLTKEKLPRNVPYVSSALFFKYNTALGPPYLVLVDTNFINFSIQNKLDLEKAMMDCLYAKCTPCITDCVMAELEKLGQKYRVALRIAKDPRFERLPCTHKGTYADDCIVERVTQHKCYIVATCDRDLKRRIRKVPGVPIMYITNHKYSIERLPEATMGGAPRF, encoded by the exons ATGGGGAAAGCAAAAAAAGCTCCCAAATTTGCAGTAATGAAGAAAATGGTCACTCACAAAGCAATTAAACA GCATAAAGAGGAAGTTTTGAACCCTAATAAGAAAGATTTGACTAAAGAAAAGCTTCCAAGAAACGT GCCTTATGTTTCGTCTGCTCTTTTCTTCAAGTACAACACAGCTTTGGGGCCTCCTTATCTTGTTTTAGTTGATACTAACTTTATCAATTTCTCCATTCAGAATAAA TTGGATTTGGAGAAAGCTATGATGGATTGCTTGTATGCCAAAT GTACTCCTTGCATTACAGACTGTGTCATGGCTGAGCTTGAGAAGCTGGGTCAGAAATACCGTGTTGCTCTTAG AATTGCAAAAGATCCCCGATTTGAAAGACTTCCCTGTACTCACAAAGGGACATATGCTGATGATTGCATTGTTGAGAGAGTTACACAG CACAAGTGCTATATTGTCGCAACATGTGATAGAGATTTGAAGCGCAGAATTCGCAAG GTCCCTGGTGTACCAATCATGTACATCACTAATCACAAGTACTCAATTGAGAGGTTGCCTGAAGCAACAATGGGTGGAG CTCCAAGATTTTGA
- the LOC132633429 gene encoding protein CHUP1, chloroplastic-like produces the protein MVRDNRNIIRPAVLKIGVVLAISIGGIIYTIFRTKRIKPSKSNTSSPPYTTGGENGELTNDDQASHATHSPSSRKSVSTASEKHEDLHISKHIIEHSTGVPSSSGVFNTERDGFYLPEFNELVKELTLSTSKRDIETVTQYEDSPREYRIVEMVNHDQQEIKSLKNIVKTLEERERTLEIQLLEYYGLKEQETAIMELQNQLKINNVEAKLFGLKIESLTADKMRLEAKVADYAKVLSELEAAKVKIKQLKKKIRSEGDHNKEHILVLQEKVMKLHDQEKKTVEAESDFQSKLWKLKDLENQADELKKSNQSLKKENSELAHRLESVQIIAASILENEETEALKEETLQLRKQNEDLAKEVERLKADRCNDAEELVYLRWINACLRYEMRNYQPVTGKTIARDLSKTLSPKSEEKAKQLILEYANKEESPGEREINVSDLDSEWSSSRTSFLTDSVEFDDTSTENSSPRKTQSSSKKKVFSKLMRLVRGKGRHLSRSSSMDMVNTLEDNVARHSSYSPGYSSGLDGLNSRSRASSQGSSKQFLDLHSVSQGSRSGKLGENNNSLMNNRQNSDGGSSSGSGKLDYISSRLTNSPQENKTKDDPEKTELVKYAEVLKGSHSKTGFCRRSASVSSF, from the exons ATGGTGAGAGATAATAGGAACATAATAAGGCCTGCTGTCCTGAAAATTGGGGTTGTTTTGGCTATATCTATTGGTGGAATTATCTATACCATTTTCAGAACCAAAAGAATCAAGCCCTCCAAATCCAATACATCTTCCCCTCCATACacaacag GTGGTGAAAATGGTGAGCTCACAAATGATGATCAGGCCTCCCATGCAACTCATTCACCTTCCTCCCGAAAATCAGTTTCTACCGCTTCAGAGAAACAC GAGGACCTCCACATCTCTAAACACATTATTGAGCATTCTACAGGTGTTCCATCTAGCAGTGGTGTATTCAACACAGAGAGAGATGGATTTTACCTGCCAGAATTTAATGAACTTGTTAAGGAACTTACTTTATCTACCTCAAAGAGAGACATCGAAACAGTGACACAGTATGAAGATTCACCAAGGGAATATAGAATTGTTGAAATGGTTAACCATGATCAGCAAGAGATTAAGAGCCTGAAAAACATTGTTAAAACTCTCGAAGAGAGGGAGAGGACTCTAGAAATCCAATTGCTCGAGTATTATGGTCTTAAGGAGCAAGAAACTGCTATCATGGAGcttcaaaatcaactaaaaataaacAATGTGGAGGCCAAGCTTTTCGGTCTCAAGATTGAGTCATTAACGGCAGATAAGATGAGGTTAGAGGCTAAAGTGGCCGATTATGCAAAAGTTCTTTCTGAGCTCGAAGCTGCAAAAGTCAAGATAAAGCAACTCAAAAAAAAGATAAGATCAGAAGGTGATCACAATAAAGAACATATTTTAGTCCTTCAAGAAAAAGTTATGAAGTTGCATGACCAGGAAAAGAAGACCGTTGAAGCTGAGTCCGATTTTCAGTCAAAGCTCTGGAAACTCAAGGATTTGGAGAATCAAGCTGATGAGTTGAAGAAATCTAACCAaagtttaaaaaaagaaaattcagAACTGGCTCATAGACTGGAATCTGTTCAGATCATTGCTGCTTCCATCTTGGAGAATGAAGAA ACAGAAGCACTGAAGGAGGAAACTCTACAGTTGAGGAAGCAAAATGAAGATTTAGCAAAGGAAGTTGAGCGGCTTAAAGCAGATCGCTGCAATGATGCTGAGGAACTAGTCTATCTCCGATGGATAAATGCTTGCTTGCGATATGAGATGAGGAACTATCAGCCAGTCACAGGCAAGACAATTGCAAGAGACCTCAGCAAAACATTGAGCCCTAAGTCAGAGGAGAAAGCCAAGCAACTAATTCTTGAATATGCAAATAAAGAAGAAAGTCCGGGGGAAAGGGAGATCAATGTTAGTGATCTGGATTCCGAATGGTCCTCCTCCCGAACATCCTTTCTTACAGATTCCGTTGAATTTGATGACACTTCTACTGAAAACTCATCACCCCGTAAGACTCAGAGTTCGAGCAAAAAGAAGGTGTTTAGTAAGCTTATGAGACTAGTACGTGGAAAGGGCCGCCATCTTAGTCGGAGTTCTTCTATGGATATGGTGAACACTTTAGAAGATAATGTAGCAAGACATTCTAGTTATTCTCCAGGCTACAGTTCTGGTTTAGATGGGCTCAACAGCAGGTCAAGAGCGTCCTCACAGGGTTCATCCAAACAATTTCTGGACTTACATTCTGTGTCTCAAGGTTCAAGGAGCGGCAAATTAGGAGAAAACAACAACTCTCTGATGAATAATAGGCAAAATAGTGATGGGGGTTCGTCGTCAGGTTCAGGAAAATTGGATTATATATCAAGTCGTCTAACCAATTCACCTCAAGAAAACAAAACTAAAGATGATCCAGAGAAAACCGAGTTGGTGAAATATGCAGAAGTGTTAAAAGGGTCCCATTCTAAAACTGGATTTTGCAGGAGATCAGCATCTGTTAGTTCCTTCTAA